A genomic window from Halogeometricum sp. S3BR5-2 includes:
- a CDS encoding D-2-hydroxyacid dehydrogenase, translating into MSTAVIYHDTPIASTVREATDGLTVVAAESDADVRDHLADADIFVTNPQNWTDDFLESLSAGTWIQSTSIGYDAFPLAEFADRGVTFTNAETLHDTAVSEHAFALAFALSRRLGPLFDNQRRRDWSRRVGDEMWLWEGRRMTVFGLGNIGESVARRARAFGFEVYGVKRTPSIYSGVLPPDRVVATERFYDLLPETELLVLTVPLTDETRHVIDASVFEALPDSAAVVNVARGPVVDQDALLAALEAGEIRGAGLDVFEDEPLPEGSPLWGRDDTVVTPHVGGRSDDFSVRFTRLFVDNYRRWRAGESLANRIV; encoded by the coding sequence ATGTCGACAGCGGTCATCTACCACGACACGCCGATCGCCAGTACCGTCCGGGAAGCGACCGACGGTCTGACCGTCGTCGCGGCCGAGTCGGACGCGGACGTCCGTGACCACCTCGCAGACGCGGATATCTTCGTGACGAACCCGCAGAACTGGACGGACGACTTTCTGGAGTCGCTCTCGGCGGGCACGTGGATCCAGTCGACGAGCATCGGCTACGACGCCTTTCCGCTGGCGGAGTTCGCCGACCGCGGCGTGACGTTCACCAACGCGGAGACGCTTCACGACACGGCCGTGAGCGAACACGCGTTCGCCCTCGCGTTCGCGCTCTCGCGACGACTCGGTCCGCTCTTCGACAACCAGCGCCGGCGCGACTGGAGCCGGCGCGTCGGCGACGAGATGTGGCTCTGGGAGGGCAGGCGGATGACCGTTTTCGGACTCGGGAACATCGGGGAATCCGTCGCGCGGCGAGCGCGCGCGTTCGGATTCGAGGTGTACGGCGTCAAACGGACGCCGTCGATATACTCCGGCGTTCTCCCACCGGACCGCGTCGTCGCCACCGAACGATTCTACGACCTGTTGCCCGAGACGGAACTGCTCGTGCTGACGGTGCCGCTCACCGACGAGACTCGCCACGTCATCGACGCGAGCGTCTTCGAGGCGCTCCCCGACTCGGCCGCCGTCGTCAACGTGGCGCGGGGCCCGGTCGTCGACCAAGACGCCCTGCTCGCCGCCCTCGAGGCGGGGGAGATACGGGGCGCTGGACTGGACGTATTCGAGGACGAACCGCTCCCGGAGGGCTCGCCGCTCTGGGGGCGCGACGACACCGTCGTGACGCCGCACGTGGGCGGTCGCTCCGACGATTTCTCGGTGCGGTTCACGCGACTGTTCGTGGACAACTACCGGCGGTGGCGGGCAGGCGAGTCGCTGGCCAATCGGATCGTCTGA
- a CDS encoding PGF-pre-PGF domain-containing protein has product MVCVSPGAAVASTGLSPGTVDDVSDSQFVEASDSVSVWRNAPFPLRVNAASSSGTVVENQRMTVLAEEQSAEIRLNKPQLAVFNPDDEIEMSFQSRSPVSTQAFEDAEVQLLVAKAGTNSSALLSGSDLSTNGLLDTLTNAEQSGNVAFELRDLGRLQDGATSTSYDVSASGPARGPGQYAFFVVQTTEGDGFSVDGGALSVDGNVRVLGADIAVVQAAEASASVTTEDAVPGDAVTFDVDSTFTHSDVSHAVVLYNESQYADGWTRFTVNGSMDETLSADQVTATSTIVGVNGTRNVTGTANIGGVTVGDGVVRGETRVGGVVDWLADRPNGPSGDADTPGQTTGSWLDASVTAVSSTDGATTISVQSEESWADGTYRYVYLAQASGQNNLSTTTGTVELGADENREDESGGGSGDDGGNDDDGRSGGGGGGGGSAAPADPEPAEPAEPNRGDISDGRADLAVGTGITELRVGFLAGGAGGSVTAQELNVRPDSVPAIPNARELGFVDITVPEDRTDGEATLQFDVDTEMLDGVPSDRLVVYHYHDGEWSALETTVVSTEGTVVTLEATTPGFSLFAIGTADASADSDESGAGSNDATSGDDGVSAPDTENEPADAEAPDGGPADNGPVQEQGGFDAVLIGAIALFAVLAGFYVYRGAE; this is encoded by the coding sequence ATGGTGTGCGTATCGCCGGGCGCGGCGGTAGCGTCGACGGGGCTGTCTCCCGGAACGGTCGACGACGTCTCGGACTCGCAGTTCGTCGAGGCGTCGGATTCGGTGTCGGTCTGGCGAAACGCCCCGTTTCCGCTGCGCGTGAACGCGGCGTCGAGTAGCGGGACGGTCGTCGAGAACCAGCGGATGACGGTCCTCGCCGAAGAACAGAGCGCGGAGATACGGCTCAACAAACCGCAGTTGGCCGTGTTCAACCCCGACGACGAGATCGAGATGAGCTTCCAGTCTCGCTCGCCGGTCTCGACGCAGGCGTTCGAGGACGCCGAGGTGCAACTGCTCGTCGCCAAGGCCGGGACGAACTCGTCGGCCCTGCTGTCGGGGTCGGACCTCTCGACGAACGGCCTCCTCGACACGCTGACGAACGCCGAGCAGTCCGGGAACGTCGCCTTCGAGCTTCGGGACCTCGGTCGCCTCCAGGATGGAGCGACCTCGACCTCGTACGACGTCTCCGCGTCCGGGCCCGCCCGCGGACCCGGCCAGTACGCATTCTTCGTCGTTCAGACGACCGAGGGCGACGGATTCAGCGTCGACGGCGGAGCGCTCTCCGTCGACGGGAACGTTCGCGTTCTCGGGGCGGACATCGCCGTCGTGCAGGCCGCCGAGGCCTCCGCGTCCGTGACGACCGAGGACGCCGTGCCCGGCGACGCGGTGACGTTCGACGTCGATTCGACGTTCACCCACTCGGACGTGAGCCACGCCGTCGTCCTCTACAACGAGTCGCAGTACGCGGACGGCTGGACTCGGTTCACCGTGAACGGGTCGATGGACGAGACGCTCTCGGCGGACCAGGTGACCGCCACGAGCACGATTGTCGGCGTGAACGGGACGCGGAACGTGACGGGAACGGCGAACATCGGCGGCGTGACGGTCGGTGACGGCGTGGTGCGCGGCGAGACGCGCGTCGGCGGCGTCGTCGATTGGCTGGCCGACCGGCCGAACGGTCCCTCCGGGGACGCCGACACGCCCGGACAGACGACCGGGTCGTGGCTCGATGCCTCGGTGACCGCGGTCTCCTCTACGGACGGGGCGACCACGATCAGCGTCCAGTCGGAGGAGAGTTGGGCCGACGGAACGTACCGGTACGTCTACCTCGCGCAGGCGAGCGGACAGAACAACCTCTCGACGACGACCGGAACGGTCGAACTCGGGGCGGACGAAAACAGAGAGGACGAATCGGGCGGAGGAAGCGGTGACGACGGCGGTAACGACGACGATGGCCGCAGCGGTGGCGGCGGTGGCGGCGGCGGAAGCGCAGCCCCCGCCGACCCGGAGCCCGCGGAGCCCGCGGAACCCAACAGGGGAGACATCAGCGATGGTCGGGCCGACCTCGCGGTCGGCACGGGAATCACTGAACTTCGCGTCGGCTTCCTCGCCGGCGGCGCCGGCGGCTCCGTCACGGCTCAGGAACTGAACGTTCGACCCGACTCGGTCCCGGCGATTCCGAACGCGAGAGAACTCGGGTTCGTCGACATAACGGTCCCCGAGGACCGAACCGACGGCGAGGCGACGCTCCAGTTCGACGTCGACACCGAGATGCTCGACGGCGTTCCCTCGGACCGACTCGTCGTCTACCACTACCACGACGGCGAGTGGTCGGCCTTGGAGACGACCGTCGTCTCGACGGAGGGGACGGTCGTCACCCTCGAAGCGACGACGCCCGGGTTCTCGCTGTTCGCGATCGGGACGGCGGACGCGTCGGCCGATTCGGACGAGTCCGGAGCGGGCTCGAACGACGCGACGTCCGGTGACGACGGAGTGTCGGCGCCCGACACAGAGAACGAACCCGCGGACGCAGAGGCGCCCGACGGCGGACCGGCGGACAACGGTCCCGTGCAGGAGCAGGGCGGGTTCGACGCCGTCCTGATCGGTGCCATCGCGCTGTTCGCGGTTCTGGCGGGGTTCTACGTCTACCGAGGCGCCGAATAA
- a CDS encoding PAS domain-containing protein: MDADVLLDYTRDKILVIDEEATVLYANDAVTRLLGWETDELVGENALAYVHPDDFDTVREVFERTIDSETFSEGTVEYRYRAADDSWVWFESRMSNATSERLDGYVVSSRDVSDRVEAERQHRELTARLQEISSVTDEVLWMFDGEFGELLFVNPAYETVYGRPVEELETDASAFLRAIHPDDVPAVERAIARLVDGESADMEYRVNPGRNYSVWVWAQAQPILEDGEVVRISGFSREITDRHRRERQLSVMDNLLRHNLRNALNVVLGNADLIDETTGDTSHLTAGIRNAAERLLESAEKEREIVDILNREATRDAVDLTAVAGGEVDRARRRFPDAEIESSLPDSALVYALSNVRLAVAELLENAVVHSDRDRPSVSVSVGRTRDGVELRVEDDAPPIPDIEAHVLRDPHAMTNVFHSTGLGLWLVYWVVELSDGDISLDSTADGNRIRIRFPRARAPADGEPAAARQP, from the coding sequence ATGGATGCGGACGTCCTCCTCGACTACACCCGAGACAAGATTCTGGTCATCGACGAGGAGGCGACCGTCCTGTACGCGAACGACGCCGTCACCCGTCTCTTGGGGTGGGAGACGGACGAGCTAGTCGGCGAGAACGCACTCGCGTACGTCCACCCCGACGACTTCGACACCGTTCGGGAGGTTTTCGAGCGAACGATCGACAGCGAGACGTTCTCCGAAGGAACGGTCGAGTACCGCTATCGGGCCGCTGACGACTCGTGGGTCTGGTTCGAGAGCCGCATGTCGAACGCGACCAGCGAGCGACTCGACGGCTACGTCGTGAGTTCGCGCGACGTCAGCGACCGGGTGGAGGCCGAGCGTCAGCACCGGGAACTCACCGCTCGCTTGCAGGAGATCTCGTCGGTGACCGACGAGGTGCTGTGGATGTTCGACGGGGAGTTCGGAGAACTCCTGTTCGTCAACCCGGCCTACGAGACGGTGTACGGACGCCCGGTCGAGGAACTCGAAACCGATGCGAGCGCGTTCCTGAGGGCGATTCACCCTGACGACGTCCCGGCGGTCGAACGGGCGATAGCCCGCCTCGTCGACGGTGAGTCAGCCGATATGGAGTACCGCGTGAACCCCGGGAGGAACTACAGCGTGTGGGTGTGGGCGCAGGCGCAACCGATACTCGAGGACGGGGAGGTCGTCCGCATCAGCGGGTTCAGCCGGGAGATAACCGACCGACACCGACGGGAACGACAGCTCTCGGTGATGGACAACCTGCTCCGGCACAACCTCCGGAACGCGCTCAACGTCGTCTTGGGTAACGCCGACCTCATCGACGAGACGACGGGCGACACGTCGCACCTCACCGCCGGAATCCGGAACGCCGCCGAGCGACTGCTCGAGAGCGCGGAGAAAGAGCGCGAAATCGTCGATATCCTGAACCGCGAGGCGACGAGGGACGCGGTCGACCTGACGGCGGTCGCGGGCGGGGAAGTCGACCGGGCGAGACGGCGGTTTCCCGACGCCGAAATCGAGTCGTCGCTGCCCGACAGCGCGTTGGTCTACGCGCTGAGTAACGTCCGACTCGCGGTCGCGGAACTCCTCGAAAACGCGGTCGTACACAGCGACCGCGACCGACCGTCGGTGTCCGTCTCCGTCGGGCGGACCCGAGACGGCGTCGAACTCCGCGTCGAGGACGACGCGCCGCCCATCCCCGACATCGAGGCGCACGTGCTCAGAGACCCGCACGCGATGACGAACGTGTTCCACAGCACCGGACTCGGACTCTGGCTCGTCTACTGGGTCGTCGAACTCTCCGACGGCGACATCTCGCTCGACTCGACCGCCGACGGAAACCGGATTCGGATTCGCTTTCCCCGCGCTCGGGCGCCCGCCGACGGAGAACCGGCGGCGGCCCGTCAGCCGTAA
- a CDS encoding NAD-dependent epimerase/dehydratase family protein, with protein MQNKRILVTGGAGFIGSNLANRLAEDNDVVAVDDLYLGTPENLSSDVEFVDASVLDDDLPTEGVDVLYHLAALSSYKMHEEDPTTGARVNIEGFVNAVEQARNDGCDTVVYATTSSIYGSRTEPSPESMDVVARTGYEASKLARERYAEYFHHHYDMHLAGMRFFSVYQGFGGAEEHKGEYANTVAQFAHKIANGERPELFGDGSQTRDFTHVDDIVRGLVLAAEHRLQGIYNLGTSESYSFNEMVSMINDALGTDVEPAYVENPFEVYVHDTMADYTKMHEATGWEPEVSFEDGVERVCEPYL; from the coding sequence ATGCAGAACAAGCGAATTCTCGTGACGGGTGGGGCGGGGTTCATCGGCTCAAATCTCGCCAATCGTCTCGCCGAAGACAACGACGTCGTCGCCGTCGACGACCTCTACCTCGGAACGCCGGAGAACCTCTCCTCGGACGTGGAGTTCGTCGACGCGAGCGTCCTCGACGACGACCTGCCGACCGAGGGCGTGGACGTGCTGTATCACCTCGCCGCGCTCTCCTCCTACAAGATGCACGAGGAGGACCCGACGACGGGCGCCCGCGTGAACATCGAGGGCTTCGTCAACGCCGTCGAGCAGGCGCGAAACGACGGCTGCGACACCGTGGTCTACGCGACGACGTCCTCCATCTACGGCTCCCGCACCGAACCGTCTCCGGAGAGCATGGACGTCGTCGCGCGGACCGGGTACGAGGCGTCGAAACTCGCCCGCGAACGCTACGCCGAGTACTTCCACCACCACTACGATATGCACCTCGCCGGGATGCGTTTCTTCTCCGTGTACCAGGGCTTCGGCGGCGCCGAGGAGCACAAGGGGGAGTACGCCAACACCGTCGCGCAGTTCGCCCACAAAATCGCCAACGGCGAGCGACCCGAACTGTTCGGCGACGGGTCCCAGACCCGCGATTTCACCCACGTCGACGACATCGTCCGCGGCCTCGTACTGGCCGCCGAACACCGGTTACAGGGCATCTACAACCTGGGGACGAGCGAGAGCTACTCGTTCAACGAGATGGTTTCGATGATCAACGACGCCCTCGGCACCGACGTCGAACCCGCGTACGTCGAGAACCCCTTCGAGGTGTACGTCCACGACACGATGGCCGACTACACGAAGATGCACGAGGCGACCGGGTGGGAACCCGAGGTGTCGTTCGAGGACGGCGTCGAACGGGTGTGCGAACCGTATCTCTGA
- a CDS encoding FtsX-like permease family protein produces the protein MRFESTLVSSWSRREWLSVAVVAVTTAFLIGSVVLLLTVGSYVSTLEGDLGSSATVSYDHSYDDAVAAADASDADEIVFPVATAETGESDGGSNDGEGSGGTQVVVGVPPDAPPRIESASVAWNPASVPAAPESGFTGPVEGPTEQRLGGTSVQVTPHPDERTIFPAEWYVGSAEAVTSLGDAGALVVDTGESTSGSASTADGRAAWRDEGAPLIAALPFLVGGLGQVVRTLSVAAVGGGLLVVVVVYSVTRMSIRDRHPELRVARATGASPTRLFAVLLLRVLGLTGTGVLLGFALGLIAVKAVINAATYAGFVVSIQAVVTASILRAILLVGGFLVAMGLLAGVLATLPVVRGDPTAVGRDSRGARYSGHGGVGDEPNALGGRLRALVADAGPTFVDWRAAVPTTTTLTVFMLVLLLVTAIGGAIAPLATTESGTVTEAGSVHPLNSRISEDYATVLRDEGIAASPEVLYAQTTDGDPYLVRGANFTAFGQVTDARLVAGHAPRAYDQAVVGASLAETLDVEVGETLTLGGSVTPGVRRVTVVGRFSGSGITDDQLVLPLGTAQTLATGDGEVHLIRTNGTAEEFERLSRRPGGLAVTSLAGNDSVQVGDPYVVSVTVRNYGEEATTRNVTVSAGDRSRRESFSLAPDEAASADVRFTFSEPGAYTIRADGTTKRVEVYDPRTLQLPDGYPTRAPPGSTLVVPATTPNGTLVSGATVTLGDRSRQTRGSGGAVVPVPAEPGEYTLTVEKDGYASERHALVVEEGAPQRLSGRVSVSPESGTQLTRPTVTVQVGNPWGRLLVRNVSLVTPGGTERRTVRLAGGEVQQITLPASDAGLNGTLAPGAYDLRVVSDGAVLATTTYEVTGDERVSSTVDFEGEYSQGSGVGRAVEGVFGNVRVLFLVMVVLAGASTVGGTAATFAHAVHANRRRIGIYRATGASRRQLLAALARDAVTLALPATVVAFTAAFACLQVLSWADVLVVFGIRLGVPLSAGLFVGSGLGALLLAVGSALGVGYVFLVADPDRLLRAER, from the coding sequence ATGCGGTTTGAGTCGACGCTCGTCTCGTCGTGGTCGCGCCGGGAGTGGCTGAGCGTCGCCGTCGTCGCCGTCACGACGGCCTTCCTCATCGGCTCCGTCGTCCTGCTGCTCACCGTCGGCTCCTACGTCTCGACGCTGGAGGGCGACTTGGGCAGTTCGGCGACGGTGAGCTACGACCATTCGTACGACGACGCCGTCGCGGCCGCCGACGCGAGCGACGCCGACGAAATCGTCTTCCCGGTCGCGACGGCCGAAACGGGGGAGAGCGACGGTGGGAGCAACGACGGCGAGGGCAGCGGCGGAACGCAGGTGGTGGTCGGCGTCCCGCCGGACGCGCCGCCGCGAATCGAGAGCGCGTCGGTCGCGTGGAACCCGGCGAGCGTGCCCGCGGCGCCCGAGAGCGGTTTCACCGGCCCCGTCGAGGGACCGACGGAGCAGCGTCTCGGTGGCACCTCCGTCCAGGTGACGCCGCATCCCGACGAGCGCACCATCTTCCCGGCCGAGTGGTACGTCGGGTCCGCCGAGGCGGTGACGTCGCTCGGCGACGCGGGGGCGCTCGTCGTCGACACCGGCGAGTCGACGTCGGGTTCGGCGTCGACGGCGGACGGACGGGCGGCCTGGCGGGACGAGGGCGCGCCGCTCATCGCGGCGCTGCCGTTCCTCGTCGGCGGCCTCGGGCAGGTGGTCCGGACGCTCTCCGTCGCGGCCGTCGGCGGCGGTCTGCTCGTCGTCGTCGTCGTCTACAGCGTCACGCGGATGTCGATTCGGGACCGTCATCCCGAACTCCGCGTGGCCCGCGCGACGGGCGCCTCCCCGACCCGCCTGTTCGCCGTGCTCCTCCTCCGCGTGCTCGGGCTGACGGGGACGGGCGTCCTCCTCGGATTCGCGCTCGGCCTCATCGCGGTGAAGGCGGTCATCAACGCCGCGACGTACGCCGGCTTCGTCGTCTCCATTCAGGCGGTGGTCACGGCGTCCATCCTCCGGGCGATTCTGCTCGTCGGCGGCTTCCTCGTCGCGATGGGCCTGCTCGCGGGCGTCCTCGCCACGCTCCCGGTCGTCCGCGGCGACCCGACGGCCGTCGGCCGCGACTCGCGCGGCGCTCGGTACAGCGGACACGGTGGTGTGGGAGACGAACCGAACGCGCTCGGCGGACGCCTCCGAGCGCTCGTCGCGGACGCGGGTCCGACGTTCGTCGACTGGCGCGCCGCGGTGCCGACGACGACGACGCTGACGGTGTTCATGCTCGTCCTCCTCTTGGTCACGGCCATCGGCGGCGCCATCGCGCCGCTGGCGACGACGGAGAGCGGAACCGTCACCGAGGCGGGGTCGGTCCATCCGCTGAACAGCCGAATCAGCGAGGACTACGCCACTGTCCTCCGCGACGAGGGCATCGCGGCCAGCCCGGAGGTGCTGTACGCCCAGACGACCGACGGCGACCCGTACCTCGTCCGCGGCGCGAACTTCACCGCCTTCGGGCAGGTGACCGACGCCCGACTCGTCGCCGGGCACGCTCCGCGGGCGTACGACCAGGCGGTCGTCGGCGCGAGTCTCGCTGAGACGCTGGACGTCGAGGTGGGCGAGACGCTCACCCTCGGCGGGAGCGTCACGCCGGGCGTCCGGCGGGTGACCGTCGTCGGCCGCTTCTCGGGGTCCGGCATCACCGACGACCAACTCGTGCTTCCGCTGGGCACCGCACAGACGCTGGCGACGGGTGACGGGGAGGTCCACCTCATCCGGACGAACGGCACCGCCGAGGAGTTCGAACGGCTCTCGCGGCGACCCGGCGGCCTCGCCGTGACCAGCCTCGCCGGGAACGACTCCGTGCAGGTCGGCGACCCGTACGTCGTCTCGGTCACGGTCCGCAACTACGGCGAGGAGGCGACGACGCGGAACGTGACGGTCAGCGCCGGCGACCGGAGTCGGAGGGAGTCGTTCTCGCTCGCTCCCGACGAGGCGGCGAGCGCCGACGTGAGGTTCACCTTCTCCGAACCGGGGGCGTACACGATTCGAGCCGACGGGACGACGAAGCGGGTGGAGGTGTACGACCCGCGGACGCTGCAACTCCCCGACGGCTACCCGACCCGCGCCCCCCCGGGGTCGACGCTGGTCGTGCCGGCGACGACGCCGAACGGGACGCTGGTGTCGGGGGCGACGGTGACGCTCGGCGACCGGTCGCGGCAGACCCGGGGGAGCGGCGGCGCCGTCGTCCCCGTCCCCGCCGAACCGGGCGAGTACACGCTGACCGTCGAGAAGGACGGCTACGCGAGCGAACGGCACGCGCTCGTCGTCGAGGAGGGGGCGCCGCAGCGACTGAGCGGCCGCGTCTCCGTCTCGCCGGAGTCGGGGACGCAACTCACGAGGCCCACCGTCACCGTGCAGGTGGGCAACCCGTGGGGACGGCTCCTCGTCCGGAACGTCTCGCTCGTGACGCCCGGCGGAACCGAGCGGCGGACGGTCAGACTGGCGGGCGGCGAGGTCCAGCAGATAACGCTCCCGGCGTCCGACGCGGGACTGAACGGGACGCTCGCCCCGGGAGCGTACGACCTGCGCGTCGTCTCCGACGGCGCCGTCCTCGCGACGACGACGTACGAGGTGACGGGCGACGAGCGGGTGAGTTCGACCGTCGACTTCGAGGGCGAGTACTCGCAGGGCAGCGGCGTCGGCCGCGCCGTCGAGGGCGTGTTCGGCAACGTCCGCGTGCTGTTTCTCGTCATGGTCGTCCTCGCGGGCGCGAGCACCGTCGGCGGGACGGCCGCCACGTTCGCCCACGCCGTCCACGCGAACCGCCGCCGCATCGGCATCTACCGCGCGACGGGTGCGAGCCGTCGGCAACTGCTCGCGGCGCTGGCGCGCGACGCGGTCACGCTGGCGCTCCCGGCGACGGTCGTCGCCTTCACCGCGGCGTTCGCCTGCCTCCAAGTGCTCTCGTGGGCCGACGTGCTCGTCGTCTTCGGGATTCGACTCGGCGTCCCGCTGTCGGCGGGGCTGTTCGTCGGGTCGGGGCTGGGAGCGCTGCTCCTCGCGGTGGGAAGCGCGCTCGGCGTCGGGTACGTCTTCCTCGTCGCCGACCCCGACCGACTGCTCCGTGCGGAGCGATAG
- a CDS encoding ABC transporter ATP-binding protein, whose amino-acid sequence MTGPVLRGDRLTVERGGSAILEDVSLSVAPDASLLVRGPSGAGKSTLFNVLGLLSTPTSGTLYVNGEDASSLPERKRAAIRRDTIGFVFQDFQLIPDLSAWDNAALPQDHTGSRDEEWLGELFDALDISDLKSQYPATLSGGEKQRVAIARSLANRPDVVLADEPTGQLDPRTAEKVLDLLFGVKERTDTALVLISHDRGLEPRFAETVLLRDGRLTVDADVDDEIDYSLPR is encoded by the coding sequence ATGACTGGTCCCGTCCTTCGCGGCGACCGCCTCACCGTCGAGCGCGGGGGGAGCGCGATACTCGAAGACGTCTCCCTCTCCGTCGCTCCCGACGCCTCCCTCCTCGTCCGGGGACCCAGCGGCGCCGGGAAGTCGACCCTGTTCAACGTCCTCGGCCTCCTGAGCACGCCCACCAGCGGGACGCTCTACGTCAACGGCGAGGACGCGAGCTCCCTCCCCGAGCGCAAGCGCGCGGCCATCCGCCGCGACACCATCGGCTTCGTGTTTCAGGACTTCCAGCTCATCCCCGACCTCTCGGCGTGGGACAACGCCGCCCTCCCGCAGGACCACACCGGAAGCCGCGACGAGGAGTGGCTGGGCGAACTGTTCGACGCGCTCGACATCTCCGATCTGAAATCGCAGTACCCCGCGACGCTGAGCGGCGGGGAGAAACAGCGCGTCGCCATCGCCCGGTCGCTGGCGAACCGCCCCGACGTCGTCCTCGCCGACGAACCGACCGGACAACTCGACCCGCGGACGGCCGAGAAGGTGCTCGACCTGCTGTTCGGCGTCAAGGAGCGGACGGACACCGCCTTGGTGCTCATCAGCCACGACCGCGGGCTGGAACCCCGGTTCGCGGAGACCGTTCTCCTCCGGGACGGCCGACTGACCGTCGACGCCGACGTCGACGACGAGATAGACTACTCGCTCCCGCGATGA
- a CDS encoding phosphatase PAP2 family protein produces MLEGSQLRQSDGRYRKVGVGIAVVTAVCFVALAFALSTVPERSFGLFEVASANLGLVLTVAGGITQFGDPWFLLLVASLVYMLGTDREFVEQPRDGVFVLAVTLAAFSFTDLLKNLFRAPRPPAADVATAPAWLPTGLGGAFQSITTATGFAFPSGHALGTAAVFAALASRLSIGSATTRWAVAAAGFVLVASSRVILGVHYGVDVVGGLLAGVFLFAVAATVEDGEPLRVLLLGIVIGVVAVILSALAPAGEVWNAGQWLGGSVGAAVAWYAVRPSRRLGLGGTLVAGIPAAALWVAIYLTSPPLVVTVVGTAVAASVTILAPTITARVTSGT; encoded by the coding sequence ATGCTCGAAGGAAGCCAACTCAGACAGTCCGACGGACGGTACCGGAAAGTAGGCGTGGGTATCGCCGTCGTGACCGCCGTCTGCTTCGTCGCGCTCGCGTTCGCCCTGAGCACCGTTCCCGAGCGGAGTTTCGGTCTCTTCGAGGTCGCCTCGGCGAACCTGGGTCTCGTGCTCACCGTCGCCGGCGGTATCACGCAGTTCGGCGACCCGTGGTTCCTGCTGCTCGTCGCCAGCCTCGTGTACATGCTCGGAACCGACCGCGAGTTCGTCGAGCAGCCGCGCGACGGGGTGTTCGTCCTCGCGGTGACGTTGGCGGCGTTCTCCTTCACCGACCTGCTCAAGAACCTCTTTCGCGCGCCGCGGCCCCCGGCCGCCGACGTTGCGACGGCCCCGGCGTGGCTCCCGACGGGTCTCGGAGGGGCGTTCCAGTCCATCACGACGGCGACCGGATTCGCGTTCCCGAGCGGACACGCCCTCGGGACGGCGGCCGTCTTCGCCGCGTTAGCCTCGCGACTCAGCATCGGGTCGGCGACGACTCGCTGGGCGGTGGCCGCCGCGGGCTTCGTTCTCGTGGCGTCCTCGCGGGTGATACTCGGCGTCCACTACGGCGTCGACGTCGTCGGTGGGCTTCTGGCGGGCGTCTTCCTGTTCGCGGTCGCCGCGACCGTCGAGGACGGCGAACCGCTCCGCGTCCTCCTGCTCGGCATCGTCATCGGCGTCGTCGCGGTTATCCTGAGCGCCCTCGCCCCGGCCGGCGAGGTGTGGAACGCCGGGCAGTGGCTCGGCGGGTCGGTCGGCGCCGCGGTCGCGTGGTACGCCGTGCGCCCCTCGCGCCGCCTCGGCCTCGGCGGGACGCTGGTCGCCGGCATCCCGGCCGCGGCCCTGTGGGTCGCTATCTACCTCACGAGTCCGCCCCTCGTCGTGACCGTCGTCGGCACCGCCGTCGCGGCGAGCGTCACGATTCTGGCGCCCACGATAACGGCCCGCGTGACGTCCGGCACCTGA